The genomic segment ACGCGCACGTCGGCACCCTCGTAGGGGCCCACGCCCGTGCCCTGCACGTAGCAGCCGAGCCCGATACCGAGGCGCGAGGGGCCCGCCCGCCGCTCCGCCTGGCGCTTGCGCCAGCCGGCATAGTCGAAGGCCTCGAGCAGGCGCTCGAAGGACGCCGGGTAGTCGGCCGGATCGTAGGACACGGGCGTGCCGTCGCGATAGATGAGACCGGTGCGATAGGGCATCGCGTCCGGAGGCACGAAGTTGCGACGGCGGATCTCCGCGGGATCGAGGCCGAGCCGGCGCGCGGCGCGGTCGAGCAGGCGCTCCATCACGAAGGCCGCCTCCGGACGACCCGAGCCGCGATACGCGCCGCCGAAGAGCGAGTGGGAGACGACGTTCTGCCCCGACGCGGCGAGGTGCGGCACGCGGTAGGGGCCGGGCAGGTGATTGATCGTGTTGCGCGTGATCACCTCGCCGAGGGGGAGGTAGGCGCCGTGGTCGCGGGCGAAGCGCGTCTCGATCGCCGCGATTCGCCCCTCGCGGTCCACGCCGAGCCGCGCGCGGTGGCGCTGGCCGCGATCGGGCGAGCCCGACAGGAAATGCTCGCGCCGTGTCTCCATCCAGCGTACGGGCCGGGCGAGCCGCCACGCCGTCGCGGCGAGGATCAGATCCTCGGCGTAGGCGTGCCCCTTGATGCCGAAGCCGCCGCCGGAATCGGTGCAGATGATCCGCACGCGCTCTTCGGGAAGCGCCAGCGCCGCCGCGACCGCGGCACGCAGGCCATACGGCCCCTGGCTGGGAATCCACACCGTGAAACGCCCGTCGGGCCCCTCCGGCACGATGAGGATGCCGCGCGGCTCGATCGGCGCGCCGACCACCCGTGCCAGCTCGAGCTCGGCCTCGACCACGACCGCCGCGGTGTCGAGGGCGGGCCCCGGCTCGCCGACCTGGGCGGTGGACGCGCCCGCCTGATTGTCCGACCAGTCCTCGAAGACGCGCGGCGCCCCGGGGGCGGAGGCGCTCGCGAGATCGGGCGCCGCCGGCAACGGGATCCATTCGACCATCACCGCTTCCGCGGCGTCCACTGCCTGGACCGCGGTGTCGGCCAGCACCACCGCGACGACCTCGCCGGGGTGCCGGGCGATGGGCTCGCCGAACACCGACTGGGGCGCGCTCCGGAAGGACGCCGGGGAAGGGGTGGCGGCGGGGATGGGCGCCTTGCACTCGGGCAAATCCGCCGCCGTGTACACCGCGACGACGCCGGGCATGGCGCGCGCGGCGGCGAGGTCGATGCGCTCCACCCGGGCATGGGCGTGGGGGCTCCGGACGAAGGCCGCGTGGAGACATCCGGGAAGGTTCATGTCATCGACGTAGCGGCCCCGTCCGGTGATGAAGCGCTGATCTTCCTTGCGAAGGGCGGCGTGACCGAAGGCGGGCGGCATCGCGGTGAGCGAGTATACCGCAGCCGGATGCTAAGATACTGACATGTCACGAATTCCGGAGCGCAGCGCGCGCTTCATGGCCGCGTTCCGCGAGCGCATCCTCGTGCTCGACGGCGCCATGGGCACGATGATCCAGGCGCGTAATCTCTCGGCCGACGACTTCGGCGGCGCCGCGCTCGAGGGCTGCAACGAGCACCTGACCCTCACGCGCCCCGACGTCATCCGCGAGATCCACGAGGCCTATCTCGACGCCGGCGCCGATCTGATCTCGACCAATTCGTTCGGCTGTGCCCCCTATGTACTGGCCGAATATGGACTCTCGGACCGGTGCGAAGAGATCTGTCGAGCCGCCGCGCGCATCGCCCGGGAGGCCGCGGACACCCGATCGACGCTGGAGCGGTCGCGCTTCGTCATCGGCGCCATGGGGCCGGGCACGCGCACGATCACGGTCACCGGCGGCGTCACGTTCGATGAGGTGCGCGAGGGCTATCGCGCCCAGGCGCGCGGCCTGATTGCGGGAGGCGTGGACGCCCTCCTCCTCGAGACCAGCCAGGACACGCTGAACGTCAAGGCCGCCGCCATGGGTGTGCGCGAAGCGATGGCCGAGGCCGGCGTTGGCCTGCCCCTGATGGTCAGCGGGACGATCGAGCCGATGGGGACCATGCTCGCAGGGCAGGGCGTGGATGCCTTCCACGCCTCGCTGGAGCACCTCGGCCTCTTCTCGATCGGGCTCAACTGCGCCACGGGTCCCGAGTTCATGACCGACCACCTGCGCTCGCTGGCGGGGCTCGCCACATGCCTGGTGACCGTGTACCCGAACGCCGGACTGCCCGATGAGCGCGGTCACTACGAGGAGACGCCCGAGAGCCTGGCCCTGAAGATGCGGCGCTTCGTCGACGAGGGCTGGGTCAACATGGTGGGCGGCTGCTGCGGCACCACCCCCGCGCACACGCGCGCGCTCGCGCGCCTGGTGGAGGGCCATCCGCCGCGCCGTCCCGCCGAGCGCCTCGCCCCCGCGGTCAGCGGCATCGAGGTCGTCTACCCCGCCGACGACAACCGGCCCTTGCTGGTGGGCGAGCGCACCAACGTGATCGGCTCGCGCAAGTTCAAGGATCTGGTCGTGGAGGAGCGCTTCGAGGAAGCCGCGGAGGTGGGCCGCGCCCAGGTGCGCGGCGGCGGCCAGGTGCTGGACGTGTGCCTGGCCAATCCCGACCGCGACGAGCACGCCGACATGCTGCGCTTCCTCGACCGCCTCACCCGCAAGGTGAAGGCCCCGCTCATGATCGACTCCACCGATGCCGCCGTCATCGAGGCGGCGCTTCGTCTCTGCCAGGGCAAGGCAATCGTCAACTCGATCAACCTCGAGGACGGCGAGGAGCGCTTCGAGAAGGTGGTGCCGCTGCTCCGCGCCTACGGCGCCGCGGTGGTCGTCGGCTGCATCGACGAGAACAAGCAGCAGGGCATGGCGGTCTCCCGCGAGCGCAAGCTCGAGATCGCCCAGCGGTCGTTCGACCTCCTCACGGGGAAGTACGGCCTGCCCGCGCGCGACCTGATCTTCGACCCGCTGGTGTTCCCGGTGGGCACCGGCGACGCGAACTACCTCGGGTCGGCGGTGGAGACCATCGAGGGGCTGCGCGCGATCAAGGAGCGCTTCCCCGAGTCCCGGACCATCCTCGGCATCTCCAACGTCTCGTTCGGGCTGCCCCCCGCGGGCCGTGAGGTGCTGAACGCGGTGTTCCTCTACCACTGCACCAAAGCCGGGCTCGACTACGCCATCGTCAACACCGAGCGGCTCGAGCGCTACGCCTCGATCCCCGAAGAGGAGCGGCGGCTCGCCGAGGACCTCATCTGGATGCGGGGCGAGGATCCGGTCGCCGCCTTCGCCGCCCACTTCCGGGGCCGGACCAAGCAGGCGCGGGCGGGCGGCGGCACGCTGCCCCTCGACGAGCGCCTCGCCCGGTACATCGTGGAGGGCTCGCGTGACGGCCTCATCGCCGATCTGGAGGAGAAGCGGGCGAGCGCCGCGCCGCTCGACATCATCAACGGGCCCCTGATGAAGGGCATGGAGGAGGTCGGTCGGCTCTTCAACGACAATCAGCTCATCGTGGCCGAGGTGCTGCAGTCCGCCGAGGCCATGAAGACGGCGGTCGCCCACCTCGAGCAGTTCATGGAGAAGGCGGAGAGCGCCACCCGGGGCAGCATCGTGCTCGCCACCGTCAAGGGCGACGTGCACGACATCGGCAAGAACCTCGTCGAGATCATCTGGAAGAACAACGGCTACCGCGTGATCAACCTCGGGATCAAGGTCCCGCCCGAGGACCTCATCGCCGCGTATCACGCCCACAAGCCGGACGCCTTCGGCCTCTCCGGCCTCCTCGTGAAGTCGGCGCAGCAGATGGTGGTGACGGCGCAGGATCTCCGCGCCGCCGGCATCGACATCCCCCTCTTCGTGGGGGGCGCGGCGCTCACGCGGAAGTTCACCGCGACCCGGATCGCCCCCGAGTACCCCGGCGCCACGCTCTATGCCAAGGACGCGATGGACGGGCTCGACCTCGCCAACCGTCTGTTCAGCGCCACCAGCCGTGACACCTTGCTGGCCGAGATCTCGGCGCAGCAGGAGACCCTCCGCGCGGGCCGCGATGCGGGCGCGGTGGCGCCGGCGGCGCCCGCCTCGAGCGCCGCGCGCTCCGCCGTCTCCATCACCGTGCCGGTGCCCGCCCCGCCCGACCTCGAGCTCCACGTCCTGCGCGACGTGCCGCTCAGCCACATCTACCCGTATGTGAATCTCCAGATGCTGCTCGGCAAGCATCTCGGCCTCAAGGGCGCGGTGGGGCGACTGCTCGAAGACGGCGATCCCAAGGCGCTGGAGCTGCGCGACATGGTCGCCGACCTACAGCGCGAGGCGGCCGCGCGGACCTGGCTGCGGGCCGACGGCCTCTACCGCTTCTACGAGGCCCGCGGGGAGGGCAACGATCTCGTGCTCCACGAAGGCGGCCGTGAGGTGGCCCGCTTCCGCTTCCCCCGTCAACCCGCGGGCGAGCGCCTGTGCCTGGCCGACTACGTCCGTCCCGCGGCCAGCGGGGAGCGCGACTACGTGGCGCTGCTCGCCGTGACCTGCGGCGCGGGGGTGCGGCGGCTCTCCGAGCAGTGGAAGGAGGCGGGGCAGTATCTCCGCTCGCACGCGCTCCAGGCCCTCGCGATCGAGAGCGCGGAGGCCTTCGCGGAGATGCTCCATGCTCGGCTGCGCACCCAGTGGGGCTTCCCCGATCCGCCCGACACCACGATGGCCGACCGCTTCAAGGCGCGCTATCGCGGGCTGCGCGTGTCGCCCGGCTACCCCGCCTGCCCCGAGCTCAGCGATCAGCGCATCATCTTCGATCTGCTCGGCCCTGAGCGCATCGGCCTTGGACTCACCGAGACGTTCATGATGGATCCGGAAGCCTCCGTGTCGGCCATCGTCTTCCATCATCCAGAGGCGAAGTACTTCAAGGCCGACGGCTCGCCCTCGGCCGACTGATGCTGCAGGCGCCAGCTTCGGGCCTGAGCCCGCGCTTTCTCGCCTTCTTCTCGGAAGCCGAGCTCCGTGGCCGGCGCCTGCTCGACGTCGGGTGCGGGGCGGGGCGCGTGACGCTCGCCTTGGCGCCCGCCTGCCGCTGGGCGGTGGGGCTCGACCGCGAGCCGTCGCTCATCGCGGAGGCGCGGGAGCGCGCGGCGCAGGCCGGCCTGGACCACGTCGAGTTCGACGTCGCCGACGTGGAAGCCGACGAGTATCACCCCTGGAAGCCGGACGTGGTCACCGCGCATCTCTGCGCATCGGACGCGATCATCGAGCGCGCCTCCCGCGCGCTGCCGCCTAGCGGCTTCCTCGCCATGGCGGCATTTCACGTGGATCAGTGGAAGGAGACCGGCAAGGTCTCGCGCTTCGCCTACGACGAGACGCGCCTGCGGGCCTCGCTGGAGCGGGCGGGCCTCGCCGTCGAGGCGCTCGAGGTGGACGCGGACGTGCGCCGCTTCGCCTCGGTGGAGGAGGCCCTGGCCGCGGCGGTGGGCCTCGAGGAGCGCTGGCGGGCGGACGGACGCTGGTTCCGCTACGTCGAGTTCCTGGAGAAGGGTGGCCGCACGCTCACCCGCAGCCATCTTCTCGCCAAGGCGCGCCGGCCATGATCGTGGACGCGGCGCTGACCGGGGCGTTGAAGGCCCGAGCCCTCGAGCTCGGCTTCGACCTCGTGGCCATCGGACCGGCGGCGCCGCCCGAGCACGGTGAGTCGTTCGCGCGCTGGGTGGAGGCGGGCCACGCCGGCACCATGGGCTATCTCGCGCGCCGGCTCCCCGAGCGGCTGGATCCCGCGCGCGTGCTGCCCGAGGCCCGCTCGGTCGTGTGCGTCGCGCTCAACTACTACCAGGGCGCGTCCGTCGATGCCTCCTGGTCGCCGGTGGCCCGGTACGCTTGGGGTCGCGACTACCACGACGTCATGACGCCGCGGCTGGACGCCCTCGCCCGCTTCATCGAGGAGGCCGCGGGTGGCCGCGGGAAGTGCTACGTGGACACGGGCCCCATTCTCGAGCGCGATCTCGCCGCGCGGGCGGGCCTCGGCTGGGTGGGCAAGAACACGATGCTGATCAATCCCGCGCTCGGCTCCTGGTTCTTCATCGGCGTCTTGCTGACCACGGCCGCGCTCGCCCACGGCGAGGCGCTGCCGGATCGCTGCGGCAGCTGTCGCGCCTGTCTCGACGCCTGCCCGACCGACGCCTTCGTGGCCCCGTACGTGCTCGACGCCCGGCGCTGCATCGCCTATCTCACCATCGAGCACCGCGGCCCGGTGGAGCCGGCGCTGGCCGCCCGGATGGGCGGCTGGCAGTTCGGCTGCGACGTGTGCCAGGACGTCTGCCCCTGGAATCGCAAGGCGCCCCTGACGCGGGAGCCGGCCTTCCTGCCCGCGGGGCCGTTTCCCTCCGCGGCGGAGATCGCGGCGATGGACGACGCTGACTTCGCGCGCCGCTTCGCCGGCACGCCCATCACGCGACCGAAGGCGGCGGGCATGCGGCGCAACGCGGCCATCGCGCTCGACAACGCGGCTCGGGCCGGAGAGCCGGCGTGATCGCGGCGGTCACGGTCTTCTGCGGCTCGAGCAATCACGTCGACGCGAAGTACTTCGACGCCGCCCGGGAGCTGGGCGAGAAGCTGGCCCGCCGTCGCTGGCGCCTCGTCTACGGAGGCGGCAGCGTCGGGCTCATGGGAGAGCTTGCGCGCACGGTGCTGGCCCACGGCGGCGAGGTGACCGGCGTCATCCCCAAGGCGCTGCTCGACCTCGGCGTGGGCGAGACCACGCTCACCGAGCTGGTGGTGACGGAGGGGCTGCGCGACCGCAAGGCCATCATGGACTCACGGGGCGACGCCTTCGTGGCCCTTCCCGGCGGCATGGGCACCTTCGAGGAGATCCTCGAGGTGATGACGCTCAAGCAGCTCGGTTATCACCGGAAGCCGGTGGCGGTGCTCGACCTCGACGGCTACTACGAGCCGCTCTGGACCCAGATCCAGCGGGGCATCGATCTGGGCTTCATCAAGGCCGAGTACCTCGACGTCTGGTACCCCGCCCCCGATGTGGACGCCCTCCTCCGCTATCTCGACGCCTACCGGCCCCACGACTACGGGCTCAAGTGGGACTCGGCGAGGTGAACGGGCCGCGCGTGCTACAATTCGGGCGTTCAGGAGGAAAGACATGGCCATATTGAAGGTCGCGCGCCTCGGACATCCGGTGCTTCGTCAGGTCGCCGAGCCCATTCCCGTCGACCAGATCCGCGGCGCCGAGATTCAGCGCCTGATCGACGACATGATCGAGACGATGAGGGAATACAACGGCGCTGGTCTCGCCGCCAACCAGGTGCACACCCTCAAGCAGGTCTGCGTCATCGAGGTCAAGGACAACCCCCGCTATCCGGACGCCGAGTCCATCCCGCTCACCGTCCTCATCAATCCCGTGGTGACGCCACTCACCACCGAGATGGAAGACGGCTGGGAGGGTTGCCTGTCGATCCCGGACATGCGCGGGGTGGTTCCGCGCTACGGCGCGGTGCGCCTGGAAGCCCTCGACCGCGAGGGCAACCGGATCGACGTGGTCGCCAAGGAGTTCTTCGCCCGCGTCATCCAGCACGAGACCGATCACCTGCGCGGCGTCGTCTACGTCGACCGCATGAAGGATCTCTCGACCCTCACTCATCTTGCGGAGTGGAACAAGTACTGGCTGGGGATCGACGAGCAGGATGACTGACCCGCTTTGAACCGCGTGATCGCGGTGGTGAAAGACCTCTTCTTCGTGGCGCGCATCCGCGAGACTGCCCGCCTGGTGGGCACGCCGCTCGACTTCGCGCGTGCCCCCGAGGAGATCGCGCCCGCCCTGGCCGCGGGCCCCGCCGACCTCATCATCCTCGACCTCACCACGAACGGCTGGGACTACGACGCGGTGCTCGGCGCCATCGAGCGCGCGACGCCGCGCGTGCCGGTGCTGGGCTTCACCACCCACGCCCTCGCGCGGCTGACCCAGCCGCTGCACGGGCGGTGCGAGCGCGTGGTCACCAAGGAAACGCTGACCCAGGAGCTGCCGCGCATCCTGCGCGAGGGCGTTCCCGCATGACCGCGGACGCGTTCGTCGCCGAGCTCGACGCCGCCAACCAGAAGATCCTCGCCCGTCTCGCCCCGGACGCGACCCTCCGGCCCGAGGTGGAGGGGGCGATGAACGTGGTCAATCTCCTGAAGGTCGCGCTGAAGAACGAGATCGAGGCCACTGAGATCGCCGCGCGCTGGCTCGTCAAGACGGACGACGTGCAGGTGAAGATGGCCTTCGCGCGCCAGGCCGGCGACGAGGCCAAGCACTACCGCATGATCGCCGATCGCCTCCGCGAGCTGGGCTTCGACGCCCGTGGCTTCGATCCGCTCGGCAAGGGCTTCGGCCCACTGTTCCAGTACCTGGACGCGCTCGAGACCACGGTGGAGCGGGTGGCTGCCGGCCAGTTCACGCGCGAGGCCATCGCGGTGGTGAAGAATCGCCAGTTCATCGAGTTCTGCGAGCGGGCGGGGGACCGCGCCACTGCCACCCTCTACAAGGACGTGATCGAGCCCGACGAGCGCTTCCACCACGAGCTCGGCCGCTCGATCCTCCTGCGCCTGGCCACCACCTCGGAGGCGCAGGCGGCCGCCCGTCGCGCCGCCGCGCGCACCCTCGAGCTCGCCGAGGAGCTGCAAGCGGCGGCTCTGCGTACCGCCGGCATCCACCACGTCCCGGGCTGCTGATGAGCGCCGACGCCTCGCTCGAGGCATGGACCGCGGAGGTCGATCGCCCCGACCGCGACATCAGCCTGGCCGGCGCCGCCCTCGCGCTCAGCCGCATCGAGCATCCGGAGCTGGACGCCGCGCGCTACCTCGGGCGCCTCGATGACCTCGCCCGCTCGACCGCGCGTGTCCGGAGCGCGGCGAGCCCGGTGGAGCGCCTCCACGGCCTCCGCGAGTACCTGTTCGAGGAGCAGGGCTTCAAGGGGAACCGCTCCGACTACTTCGATCCCCGGAACAGCTTCCTTTCGGACGTGCTCGACCGCCGTATGGGCATCCCGATCTCGCTGTCCCTGGTCCTGATCGAGGTGGGACGGCGGCTCGATCTTCCGATGGAAGGCATCGGGCTGCCCGGCCACTTCATCACCGGGGTGCGCCTGGACGATGCGCCCATCCTCCTCGACCCGTTCCACGGCGGCGCCATCCTCACCCCCGAGGCCTGCCGCGAGCTCGTGGCCAAGGCGCTGGGCAAGCGCGTGCGCCTCACCGAGGCGTCCTTCACCCCCGTGGGCAATCGCCAATTCCTCGCGCGCATGCTCGCCAATCTCAAGGGGATCTACTGGCGGGCCGAGCAGTGGGGGAAAGCGGTGCAGGTGAGCGATCGCTTGCTCGTGCTCGATCCCAAGGCCGGCACGGAGCGGCGCGATCGCGGTGTCGCCCTCGCCAAGGCCGGACAGTACCAGCAGGGCTTGGCGGACTGGGAGCGCTACCTGACGGAGTTCCCCGATGCGCCCGACAATGCCGAGATGCGCGGCCATCTTCGGCGCGTGCGCCAGAAGCTGGCGGAGCTGAACTAGCGCGCATGCGAGTTCGCGGCGGCCAGAACCTCTACGGCTTCTCCGTCGGCATCCTGATGCTCGACACACAGTTCCCCCGCATCCCGGGCGAGATGGGCAACGCGACGACGTTCGACTTCCCGGTGCGCTATCACCGGGTCGAGGGCGCCTCCCCCGACAAGGTCGTGCGCCAGGGTCAGCGGGCCCTGTTGCCCGCGTTCCTCGAGGGCGCGCGCTTCCTCGAGCGGGAGGGCGTGCGGGCCATCACTACCAACTGCGGCTTCCTCGCCAAGTTCCAGGCCGAGATGGCGGCGGCGGTGTCCATCCCCGTCTTCACCTCGGCCCTCATGCTCGTGCCGCTCGTGCACCGCATGCTGGCTCCCGGGCGCGCCGTCGGCATCCTCACCGTGGACGCCTCGTCCCTCAGCCCCGATCACTTCGCGGGGGCGGGGATCGGCCCCGATATCCCCACCGTGGTCGCGGGGCTCGAGACCGAGAAGGAATTCACGCGGGTGATGCTCGACAACTTGCTCGAGCTCGACGTGGAGGCCGCGCGGGCCGAGCACCTGGCCGTGGTGGGCCGCATGGTGGAGAGCCATCCGGAGATCGGCGCCATCGTCCTCGAGTGCACCAACATGCCGCCCTATCGCGCGGATATCCAGAACCTCACGGGGTTGCCCGTCTTCGACATCGTCTCGTTGGTACGTATGATTCACGTGGCCGTGCAGCACGGTCTGCCGCCGCGCCCGGCATGAGGCGCGAGCCCTTGCCGCTCACCCCAACCAGGAGGCCGTCTTCGATGCGGACCCGGATGCTGTCGCAGAGACTTCTCGTCCTGCTCGGTGCGGTCGCGCTGATCGGCGCCGCCAGCGCTCCCGTGGGCGCTCAGCAGTCGCTCACGTGGACCGCGGGCGCGGTGGGCGGCGGCTGGTACACGATCTCCGGCGGCATGGCCGAGCTCATGCGCGAGAAGGCGGGCCTCAACATCAAGGTCATTCCGGGGGGCGGGACGCAGAATCCGGTGCTCGTCCAGACCGGCGAGGCCGAGATCGGCATGGGCCTGCCGCCCCTGCTCGGCGCCGCCTTCCGCGGCGAGGATCCGTACATGGGCAAGCCGATGCCGGATCTCCGCGCCATCGCCGGCAACATGAGCCTCAATACCTTCCACTTCTACGTCGCCAACGACTCGCCCTACGCAAAGATGACGATGGACGAGATCATCAAGGGCAAGAAGCCCATCCGCCTCGCGATCTCCAAGCCCGGCTCGTCCGACGTGTGGGTGTTCGAGAAGGTCATGGTGCACTACGGCCTCTGCTCGGGCGCCAAGATCGAGGACTGCTACAAGGCCTGGGAGGCGGCCGGCGCCAAGTTCTTCCGGGGCTCCTACTCGGAGCAGGCGGGCGCCTTCAAGGACCGGAACGTGGACGGCACCTTCACCTTCCTCGCGCTGCCCGGCGCGTCGATCACGGAAGCCTCGGTGGGCCGTGACCTCAAGATCCTGGCCTTCCCCAAGCCGCTCCTCGAGTATCTCGGCAAGTTCGGCATGGGCGAGGGCGTGATCCCGGCCGGCACGTATCCCAAGGCGGTCAACGGCAACGAACCGGTGGTGTCCGCCACCATGGGCACGACCATCACGGTGTCGTCCAAGATGTCCAACGACACCGCCTACACGCTGGCCAAGACGCTCAACGACAACGCCGACCGCGTGCGCAAGATCCACGGCAGCCTCTCCGACTACGAGCCCTCCAAGGGCCATCTCTTCCTGGGCGTGGCGCTGCACCCGGGCGCGGAGAAGTACTACAGGGAGAAGGGCTGGCTGAAGTAGGCGCCGCCGCGCCGGGAACGACCGGGCCCCCGGGAGGCTGACCCTCCCGGGGGGTCTTGCTTTCGGGCCCCGAGCCTGCCGGGGCACCCTTGGTATGGTAGGTCTTGATTCCTCGCACCCCCAGGGGTAGAGTTCCCCGCGAGGGGGGCCTTCATGAGCGAGATGAGTCGGACCTACGAGTTCATGACCGCCGACTTCAAGAATCTGCTCGCCGACGAGTCGCCTGAGACCGTCCACGAGCTCGAGTGGCTTCTGCCCACCGCCGCCCGCCTCGTGGAGCGCGAGGCCATGCGGCGCGGAGTCACCGAGTGGCAGCTCCTGCAGGACCGGCATCACATCGAGGACCCGCTGGTCCAGCACGCCCTGGACATCCTCGAAGCGGGAGGATTCATCGTGCCCGACACGGAGTGAGCCGGCCACGATCCCGGGCAGAGGGCGGGGGACTGATGCTATCCTCGCCGCCCGGGAGATAGCGAGATCAGAAAGCTCACCGGCATCGTCGCGATCGGCGCCGGCGCCTACGGCGCCCTGGCCTCGCTCCTGCACCTCTATACCGCTGGCTACGGCGTGTTCGAGCCGCGCATCCAGCGGTCGCTCCACCTGCTTTTCCTGGTCCC from the Candidatus Methylomirabilota bacterium genome contains:
- a CDS encoding xanthine dehydrogenase family protein molybdopterin-binding subunit gives rise to the protein MPPAFGHAALRKEDQRFITGRGRYVDDMNLPGCLHAAFVRSPHAHARVERIDLAAARAMPGVVAVYTAADLPECKAPIPAATPSPASFRSAPQSVFGEPIARHPGEVVAVVLADTAVQAVDAAEAVMVEWIPLPAAPDLASASAPGAPRVFEDWSDNQAGASTAQVGEPGPALDTAAVVVEAELELARVVGAPIEPRGILIVPEGPDGRFTVWIPSQGPYGLRAAVAAALALPEERVRIICTDSGGGFGIKGHAYAEDLILAATAWRLARPVRWMETRREHFLSGSPDRGQRHRARLGVDREGRIAAIETRFARDHGAYLPLGEVITRNTINHLPGPYRVPHLAASGQNVVSHSLFGGAYRGSGRPEAAFVMERLLDRAARRLGLDPAEIRRRNFVPPDAMPYRTGLIYRDGTPVSYDPADYPASFERLLEAFDYAGWRKRQAERRAGPSRLGIGLGCYVQGTGVGPYEGADVRVDTAGNVQVTIGVSSQGQAHETTMAQIAAAELGVDLARVSVVAGDTASLPFGNGTGGSRVAANAGPAVAKSSREVAARARRVAAELLECAPADIVLAGGRVHVTGMPARSLGLGEVARAAARSKTLVREGQPGLQVCGYFAPESVTFAFGAHACAVDVDTDTGAVRVLRYLALHDCGRAINPLVVEGQLQGAVAQGIGTALMEELVHDESGQLLTGSFMDYALPAAADLPALETMTVAFPSTRNELGIKGVGESGIIAPPAAIANAVEDALADLGVEITRVPVTRARLWEALAKARGSGLAG
- the metH gene encoding methionine synthase yields the protein MSRIPERSARFMAAFRERILVLDGAMGTMIQARNLSADDFGGAALEGCNEHLTLTRPDVIREIHEAYLDAGADLISTNSFGCAPYVLAEYGLSDRCEEICRAAARIAREAADTRSTLERSRFVIGAMGPGTRTITVTGGVTFDEVREGYRAQARGLIAGGVDALLLETSQDTLNVKAAAMGVREAMAEAGVGLPLMVSGTIEPMGTMLAGQGVDAFHASLEHLGLFSIGLNCATGPEFMTDHLRSLAGLATCLVTVYPNAGLPDERGHYEETPESLALKMRRFVDEGWVNMVGGCCGTTPAHTRALARLVEGHPPRRPAERLAPAVSGIEVVYPADDNRPLLVGERTNVIGSRKFKDLVVEERFEEAAEVGRAQVRGGGQVLDVCLANPDRDEHADMLRFLDRLTRKVKAPLMIDSTDAAVIEAALRLCQGKAIVNSINLEDGEERFEKVVPLLRAYGAAVVVGCIDENKQQGMAVSRERKLEIAQRSFDLLTGKYGLPARDLIFDPLVFPVGTGDANYLGSAVETIEGLRAIKERFPESRTILGISNVSFGLPPAGREVLNAVFLYHCTKAGLDYAIVNTERLERYASIPEEERRLAEDLIWMRGEDPVAAFAAHFRGRTKQARAGGGTLPLDERLARYIVEGSRDGLIADLEEKRASAAPLDIINGPLMKGMEEVGRLFNDNQLIVAEVLQSAEAMKTAVAHLEQFMEKAESATRGSIVLATVKGDVHDIGKNLVEIIWKNNGYRVINLGIKVPPEDLIAAYHAHKPDAFGLSGLLVKSAQQMVVTAQDLRAAGIDIPLFVGGAALTRKFTATRIAPEYPGATLYAKDAMDGLDLANRLFSATSRDTLLAEISAQQETLRAGRDAGAVAPAAPASSAARSAVSITVPVPAPPDLELHVLRDVPLSHIYPYVNLQMLLGKHLGLKGAVGRLLEDGDPKALELRDMVADLQREAAARTWLRADGLYRFYEARGEGNDLVLHEGGREVARFRFPRQPAGERLCLADYVRPAASGERDYVALLAVTCGAGVRRLSEQWKEAGQYLRSHALQALAIESAEAFAEMLHARLRTQWGFPDPPDTTMADRFKARYRGLRVSPGYPACPELSDQRIIFDLLGPERIGLGLTETFMMDPEASVSAIVFHHPEAKYFKADGSPSAD
- a CDS encoding methyltransferase domain-containing protein; amino-acid sequence: MLQAPASGLSPRFLAFFSEAELRGRRLLDVGCGAGRVTLALAPACRWAVGLDREPSLIAEARERAAQAGLDHVEFDVADVEADEYHPWKPDVVTAHLCASDAIIERASRALPPSGFLAMAAFHVDQWKETGKVSRFAYDETRLRASLERAGLAVEALEVDADVRRFASVEEALAAAVGLEERWRADGRWFRYVEFLEKGGRTLTRSHLLAKARRP
- the queG gene encoding tRNA epoxyqueuosine(34) reductase QueG, which produces MIVDAALTGALKARALELGFDLVAIGPAAPPEHGESFARWVEAGHAGTMGYLARRLPERLDPARVLPEARSVVCVALNYYQGASVDASWSPVARYAWGRDYHDVMTPRLDALARFIEEAAGGRGKCYVDTGPILERDLAARAGLGWVGKNTMLINPALGSWFFIGVLLTTAALAHGEALPDRCGSCRACLDACPTDAFVAPYVLDARRCIAYLTIEHRGPVEPALAARMGGWQFGCDVCQDVCPWNRKAPLTREPAFLPAGPFPSAAEIAAMDDADFARRFAGTPITRPKAAGMRRNAAIALDNAARAGEPA
- a CDS encoding TIGR00730 family Rossman fold protein — its product is MIAAVTVFCGSSNHVDAKYFDAARELGEKLARRRWRLVYGGGSVGLMGELARTVLAHGGEVTGVIPKALLDLGVGETTLTELVVTEGLRDRKAIMDSRGDAFVALPGGMGTFEEILEVMTLKQLGYHRKPVAVLDLDGYYEPLWTQIQRGIDLGFIKAEYLDVWYPAPDVDALLRYLDAYRPHDYGLKWDSAR
- the def gene encoding peptide deformylase, giving the protein MAILKVARLGHPVLRQVAEPIPVDQIRGAEIQRLIDDMIETMREYNGAGLAANQVHTLKQVCVIEVKDNPRYPDAESIPLTVLINPVVTPLTTEMEDGWEGCLSIPDMRGVVPRYGAVRLEALDREGNRIDVVAKEFFARVIQHETDHLRGVVYVDRMKDLSTLTHLAEWNKYWLGIDEQDD
- a CDS encoding ferritin-like domain-containing protein, producing the protein MTADAFVAELDAANQKILARLAPDATLRPEVEGAMNVVNLLKVALKNEIEATEIAARWLVKTDDVQVKMAFARQAGDEAKHYRMIADRLRELGFDARGFDPLGKGFGPLFQYLDALETTVERVAAGQFTREAIAVVKNRQFIEFCERAGDRATATLYKDVIEPDERFHHELGRSILLRLATTSEAQAAARRAAARTLELAEELQAAALRTAGIHHVPGC
- a CDS encoding tetratricopeptide repeat protein, translating into MSADASLEAWTAEVDRPDRDISLAGAALALSRIEHPELDAARYLGRLDDLARSTARVRSAASPVERLHGLREYLFEEQGFKGNRSDYFDPRNSFLSDVLDRRMGIPISLSLVLIEVGRRLDLPMEGIGLPGHFITGVRLDDAPILLDPFHGGAILTPEACRELVAKALGKRVRLTEASFTPVGNRQFLARMLANLKGIYWRAEQWGKAVQVSDRLLVLDPKAGTERRDRGVALAKAGQYQQGLADWERYLTEFPDAPDNAEMRGHLRRVRQKLAELN